From one Eucalyptus grandis isolate ANBG69807.140 chromosome 9, ASM1654582v1, whole genome shotgun sequence genomic stretch:
- the LOC104428564 gene encoding phytosulfokine receptor 1, whose translation MLGHPDLLFPYLEVFAIGNSQLKGSIPVWLRGCENLQLLDLSWNQLSGRIPSWIGDFSSLFYLDLENNSFTGDIPRSLSELRSCINSGRSFPHAGSPSNMPLRSEKDGNFFTYNQFLNFPSTLDLSHNKLNGPIWPSFGNLKGLQVFSLDSNELSGDIPDSLSGMQSLEKLNLSHNRLTGEIPASFQKLTFLSAFDVSYNKLSGAVPLGGQFSTFPDSSFEGNIGLCGSSRPSLRSCQSQAKPPSDELPNDEASTDGTPYSQAFGMARFHLGQ comes from the coding sequence ATGTTGGGACATCCCGATTTGCTGTTTCCGTATTTGGAAGTGTTCGCGATTGGTAACAGTCAATTAAAAGGGTCAATACCGGTGTGGTTAAGAGGGTGTGAAAACTTACAACTGCTGGATCTTTCATGGAACCAATTAAGCGGAAGAATTCCTAGCTGGATCGGCGATTTTAGTTCCCTCTTCTATTTGGATTTAGAGAATAATTCATTCACCGGAGACATACCAAGGAGCTTAAGCGAACTACGAAGTTGCATCAACAGTGGCAGATCGTTCCCGCATGCAGGCTCTCCATCGAATATGCCACTCCGTTCGGAGaaagatggaaatttttttacataCAACCAATTCTTGAACTTCCCATCAACCTTGGACCTTAGTCACAACAAGCTCAATGGACCGATTTGGCCGAGTTTTGGAAACCTTAAGGGCCTTCAAGTATTTTCCTTGGACAGCAACGAATTGTCGGGCGATATACCGGATAGCTTGTCAGGGATGCAAAGTTTGGAGAAACTAAATTTGTCTCACAACCGGTTGACGGGAGAAATACCCGCGTCCTTCCAGAAGCTGACTTTCCTATCGGCTTTCGATGTGTCATACAATAAGCTCTCCGGCGCAGTTCCGTTGGGAGGCCAGTTTTCGACCTTTCCAGACTCGAGCTTCGAAGGAAACATCGGCCTCTGTGGTAGTAGTAGACCAAGCTTACGCTCATGTCAATCACAAGCAAAACCACCATCTGATGAGCTTCCAAACGACGAGGCTTCGACCGACGGAACCCCATATTCACAGGCTTTCGGGATGGCTAGGTTTCATCTGGGACAGTAa
- the LOC120288301 gene encoding phytosulfokine receptor 1-like, protein MEYSTSRLAFIFLAIVCKAYITKSQNLSCNSNDLMALNGFRKCVASSVDGWGANPDSECCSWAGITCDNATATQRRVIGLDLHGRGLAGEICESLADLDQLSTLNLSHNNLRGVLPDKLFQMQNLEVLDLSGNEFVGFFPLHIHLPHIRILDVSDNFLVGSLASTICDRSHSIESLNFAENRFHGEVPGNFGDCTSLQRLFLNGNSLSGSLPERQFQLKHLRELQFQNNGFSGLLHERIDNLSNVVKIDLSNNLFSGVLPDVFGALQKLEHFTAESNKFSG, encoded by the exons ATGGAATACTCAACTTCCCGTTTAGCCTTCATCTTTCTGGCTATCGTTTGCAAGGCTTATATAACCAAAAGCCAGAATCTGTCTTGCAATTCCAATGACTTAATGGCACTGAACGGTTTTCGCAAGTGTGTGGCCTCATCTGTTGATGGCTGGGGTGCTAATCCTGACAGTGAATGCTGCTCTTGGGCTGGAATCACGTGCGATAACGCCACCGCGACACAAAGGAGGGTGATTGGCTTGGATCTTCATGGCAGAGGACTTGCCGGGGAAATATGTGAATCCTTGGCCGATTTGGACCAGCTGAGCACTCTTAATCTTTCCCACAACAACCTCCGTGGTGTTCTTCCAGATAAACTCTTTCAGATGCAGAATCTCGAGGTCCTTGATTTGAGTGGGAACGAATTCGTGGGCTTCTTTCCTCTTCACATCCACCTACCCCATATAAGGATTTTGGATGTCTCAGATAATTTCTTGGTAGGTTCTCTCGCGTCAACAATATGTGACAGATCACACTCTATTGAGTCACTCAATTTCGCCGAAAATCGGTTCCATGGAGAAGTTCCTGGGAATTTTGGCGACTGCACTTCTCTTCAGCGTCTCTTCCTCAATGGGAATAGTCTATCAGGGAGCTTGCCGGAAAGACAGTTCCAACTCAAGCACCTGCGCGAGCTCCAATTTCAGAACAACGGCTTTTCAGGACTGCTGCACGAAAGGATTGATAATCTCTCTAATGTTGTCAAGATTGATTTGTCTAACAATCTGTTTTCTGGAGTACTTCCAGACGTTTTCGGGGCTCTTCAGAAGCTTGAGCACTTCACTGCCGAGTCAAATAAATTCTCTG GTTGA
- the LOC104428563 gene encoding phytosulfokine receptor 1-like, translated as MALNGFRKYVASPVDGWGANPDSECCSWAGVTCDNSTATQRRVIGLDLHGRGLAGEICESLADLDQLSTLNLSHNNIHGYLPDKLFQMQNLEVLDLSGNEFVGSCPLHIHLPRIRILDVSDNNFVGSLTSTICDRSHSIESLNFAKNRFHGEVPGNFGNCTSLQRLFLNGNSLSGSLPERLFQLKHLRELQFQDNGFSGPLHKRIGNLSNVVKIDLSNNLFSGVLPDVFGGLRKLEHFAAKSNNFYGQLPPSLMSSPSLSTLNLYNNTLDGRISINCSSMARLTSLNLRSNLFQGALPENLSTCHRLNVLSLANNRLSGAIPSSFQNLQALTLLSLPRTKISDLSSALHILQRCRNLSVLVLTASFRDEEMLGHADLLFPNLKVFAIGSSQLKGSILVWLRGCENLRLLDLSWNQLSGSIPGWIGDFRFLFYLDLRKNSFTGDIPKSLSELPSCINSSRSFPPAGSPSNVPLLLQKDGRFLTYNQFWNFPSTLDLSYNKLNGPIWPSFGNLKGLQVFFLENNQLSGNIPNSLSGMQSLEKVNLSHNGLTGEIPSSFQKLTFLSAFDVSYNKLSGAVPLGGQFSTFPDSSFEGNIGLRISRPSSRSCQSQAKPPSDELPNDEASTDGTPYSQMAFGIGAAVGFIWTVSLCFLSGWVLDKGQRRR; from the coding sequence ATGGCGCTGAACGGTTTTCGCAAGTATGTGGCCTCACCTGTTGATGGCTGGGGTGCTAATCCTGACAGTGAATGTTGCTCTTGGGCTGGAGTCACGTGTGATAACTCCACCGCGACGCAAAGGAGGGTTATTGGCTTGGATCTTCATGGCAGAGGACTTGCCGGGGAAATATGTGAATCCTTGGCAGATTTGGACCAGCTGAGCACTCTTAATCTTTCCCATAACAACATCCATGGTTATCTTCCAGATAAACTCTTTCAGATGCAGAATCTCGAGGTCCTTGATTTGAGCGGGAACGAATTCGTGGGCTCCTGTCCTCTTCACATCCACCTACCCCGTATAAGGATTTTGGATGTCTCAGATAATAACTTCGTAGGTTCTCTCACCTCAACAATATGTGACAGATCACACTCTATTGAGTCACTCAATTTCGCCAAAAATCGGTTCCATGGAGAAGTTCCTGGGAATTTTGGCAACTGCACTTCTCTTCAGCGTCTCTTCCTCAATGGGAACAGTCTATCAGGGAGCTTGCCGGAAAGACTGTTCCAACTCAAGCACCTGCGCGAACTCCAATTTCAGGACAATGGCTTTTCAGGACCGCTGCACAAAAGGATTGGTAATCTCTCTAATGTTGTCAAGATTGATTTGTCTAACAATCTGTTTTCTGGAGTACTTCCAGACGTTTTTGGGGGTCTTCGGAAGCTTGAGCACTTTGCTGCCAAGTCAAATAACTTCTATGGTCAGTTGCCGCCTTCACTGATGAGCTCTCCATCCCTTTCCACACTAAACTTGTACAACAATACTCTTGATGGTCGTATTAGTATCAACTGTTCTTCAATGGCTCGTCTTACTTCTCTCAACCTCCGTTCCAATTTATTCCAAGGTGCCCTTCCTGAAAATTTATCTACTTGTCATAGATTGAATGTTCTAAGTCTCGCGAATAATCGCTTAAGCGGAGCAATTCCTTCCAGTTTCCAAAACCTCCAGGCACTTACACTGCTATCTCTTCCACGTACTAAAATTAGTGATCTGTCTAGTGCTCTGCATATATTACAGCGATGCAGAAACTTAAGTGTATTGGTCCTTACTGCGAGTTTCCGGGACGAAGAAATGTTGGGACATGCTGATTTGCTGTTTCCGAATCTGAAAGTGTTCGCGATAGGCAGCAGTCAACTAAAAGGGTCGATACTGGTGTGGTTAAGGGGGTGCGAAAACTTGCGACTGCTGGATCTTTCATGGAACCAATTAAGCGGAAGCATTCCTGGTTGGATCGGCGATTTTAGGTTCCTCTTTTATTTggatttgaggaaaaattcattcACCGGAGACATACCGAAGAGCTTAAGCGAACTGCCAAGTTGCATCAACAGTAGCAGATCATTCCCTCCTGCAGGCTCTCCATCGAATGTGCCACTCCTTTTGCAGAAAGATGGAAGATTTTTGACATACAACCAATTCTGGAACTTTCCATCAACCTTGGACCTAAGTTACAACAAGCTCAATGGACCGATTTGGCCAAGTTTTGGAAACCTTAAGGGCCTTCAAgtatttttcttggaaaacaacCAATTGTCGGGCAATATACCGAATAGCTTGTCGGGGATGCAAAGCTTGGAGAAAGTAAACTTGTCCCACAACGGCTTGACGGGAGAAATACCCTCGTCCTTCCAGAAGCTGACTTTCCTATCGGCTTTCGATGTGTCATACAATAAGCTCTCCGGCGCAGTTCCGTTGGGAGGCCAGTTTTCGACCTTTCCAGACTCGAGCTTCGAAGGAAACATCGGCCTCCGTATTAGTAGACCAAGCTCACGCTCATGTCAATCACAAGCAAAACCACCATCTGATGAGCTTCCAAACGACGAGGCTTCGACCGACGGAACCCCATATTCACAGATGGCTTTCGGGATCGGAGCAGCCGTAGGTTTCATCTGGACAGTAAGCCTCTGTTTCCTCTCAGGATGGGTGCTTGACAAGGGACAACGTAGACGGTGA
- the LOC104420845 gene encoding phytosulfokine receptor 1: MEYSTSRLAFIFLAIVCKAHITKSQNLSCNSNDLTALNGFHKCAGLPVDGWGVTPDNECCSWAGVTCDNTTATQRRVIGLDLHGRGLAGEICDSLADLDQLSTLNLSHNYLHGFLPDKLFQMQNLEVLDLSGNEFVGSFPLHIHLPRIRILDVSDNNFVGSLTSTICDRSHSIESLNFAENQFHGEVPVNFGNCTSLQHLFLSGNSLSGSLPERLFQLEHLRKLQLQDNGFSGLLHERIDNLSNVVEIDLSNNLFFGVLPDVFGGLRKLEHFAAKSNKFSGQLPPSLMSSPSLSTLDLKNNTLDGRISINCSSMTRLTSLNLGSNLFQGPLPEKLSTCHRLNVLSLAQNHLSGAIPSSFQNLKALTLLSLSKTKFSDLSSALHILQRCRNLSVLALSESFQDEEMLGHADLLFPNLKVFLIGNSQLKGSIPVWLRGCENLQLLDLSWNQLSGSIPGWIGDFRFLFYLDLGNNSFTGDIPKSLSELPSCINSSRSFPLVGSPSNVTLLSGKEDGKYLTYKQFWNFPSTLDLSHNKLNGPIWPSFGNLKGLQAFFLENNQLSGNIPNSLSGMQSLEKVNLSHNGLTGEIPSSFQKLTFLSAFDVSYNKLSGAVPLGGQFSTFPDSSFEGNIGLCGSSRPSLRSCQSQAKPPSDELPNDEASTDGTPYSQMAFGIGAAVGFIWTVSLCFLSGWVLDKGQRRR; the protein is encoded by the coding sequence ATGGAATACTCAACTTCCCGTTTAGCCTTCATCTTTCTGGCGATCGTTTGCAAGGCTCATATAACCAAAAGCCAGAACCTGTCCTGCAATTCCAATGACTTGACGGCGCTGAACGGTTTTCACAAGTGTGCAGGCTTACCTGTTGATGGCTGGGGGGTTACTCCTGACAATGAATGCTGCTCTTGGGCTGGAGTCACGTGCGATAACACCACCGCTACACAACGCAGGGTGATTGGCTTGGATCTTCATGGCAGAGGACTTGCCGGGGAAATATGTGATTCCCTGGCAGATTTGGACCAGCTGAGCACTCTTAATCTTTCCCATAACTACCTCCATGGTTTTCTTCCAGATAAACTCTTTCAGATGCAGAATCTCGAGGTCCTTGATTTGAGCGGGAACGAATTCGTGGGCTCCTTTCCTCTTCACATCCACCTACCCCGTATAAGGATTTTGGATGTCTCAGATAATAACTTCGTAGGTTCTCTCACCTCAACAATATGTGACAGATCACACTCTATTGAGTCACTCAATTTCGCCGAAAATCAGTTCCATGGAGAAGTTCCTGTGAATTTTGGCAACTGCACTTCTCTTCAGCATCTCTTCCTCAGTGGAAACAGTCTATCAGGGAGCTTGCCGGAAAGACTGTTCCAACTCGAGCACCTGCGCAAACTCCAATTGCAGGACAATGGCTTTTCAGGACTGCTGCACGAAAGGATTGATAATCTCTCTAACGTTGTTGAGATTGATTTGTCTAACAATCTGTTTTTTGGAGTACTTCCAGACGTTTTCGGGGGTCTTCGGAAGCTGGAGCACTTTGCTGCCAAGTCAAATAAATTCTCTGGTCAGTTGCCGCCTTCGCTGATGAGCTCTCCATCCCTTTCCACACTTGACTTGAAAAACAATACTCTTGATGGTCGTATTAGTATCAACTGTTCTTCAATGACTCGTCTTACTTCCCTCAACCTCGGTTCCAATTTATTCCAAGGTCCGCTTCCTGAAAAATTATCTACTTGTCATAGGTTGAATGTTCTAAGTCTCGCGCAGAATCACTTAAGCGGAGCAATTCCTTCCAGTTTCCAAAACCTCAAGGCACTTACACTGCTATCTCTTTCAAAAACTAAATTTAGTGATCTGTCTAGTGCTCTGCATATATTACAGCGATGCAGAAACTTAAGTGTATTGGCCCTTTCTGAGAGTTTCCAGGACGAAGAAATGTTGGGACATGCTGATTTGCTGTTTCCGAATCTGAAAGTGTTCTTGATTGGCAACAGTCAACTAAAAGGGTCGATACCGGTGTGGTTAAGGGGGTGCGAAAACTTGCAACTGCTGGATCTTTCATGGAACCAATTAAGCGGAAGCATTCCTGGTTGGATCGGCGATTTTAGATTCCTCTTTTATTTGGATTTGGGGAATAATTCATTCACCGGAGACATACCGAAGAGCTTAAGCGAACTGCCAAGTTGCATCAACAGTAGCAGATCATTCCCTCTTGTAGGCTCTCCATCGAATGTGACACTCCTTTCGGGGAAAGAAGATGGAAAATATTTGACATACAAGCAATTCTGGAACTTTCCATCAACCTTGGACCTAAGTCACAACAAGCTCAATGGACCGATTTGGCCAAGTTTTGGAAACCTTAAGGGCCTTCAagcatttttcttggaaaacaacCAATTGTCGGGCAATATACCCAATAGCTTGTCGGGGATGCAAAGTTTGGAGAAAGTAAACTTGTCCCACAACGGCTTGACGGGAGAAATACCCTCGTCCTTCCAGAAGCTGACTTTCCTATCGGCTTTCGATGTGTCATACAATAAGCTCTCCGGCGCAGTTCCGTTGGGAGGCCAGTTTTCGACCTTTCCAGACTCGAGCTTCGAAGGAAACATCGGCCTCTGTGGTAGTAGTAGACCAAGCTTACGCTCATGTCAATCACAAGCAAAACCACCATCTGATGAGCTTCCAAACGACGAGGCTTCGACCGACGGAACCCCATATTCACAGATGGCTTTCGGGATCGGAGCGGCCGTAGGTTTCATCTGGACAGTAAGCCTCTGCTTCCTGTCAGGTTGGGTGCTTGACAAGGGACAACGTAGACGGTGA